A region from the Enterobacter roggenkampii genome encodes:
- a CDS encoding DUF1456 family protein yields the protein MLSNDILRSLRYTLKANNNDMVRILALSDMESTSASFDTWMTKEDEEGFVRCPDIILSGFLNGLIYDKRGKDPAAPELALERRVNNNTVLKKLRIAFSLKTDDIVAIMTEQKFRVSVPEVTAMMRAPDHKNYRECGDQFLRNFLRGLTHRVHHPKA from the coding sequence ATGCTAAGTAACGATATTCTTCGTAGCCTGCGCTACACCCTGAAAGCGAACAATAACGACATGGTGCGCATTCTTGCGCTGTCCGACATGGAATCCACGTCTGCGAGTTTTGACACGTGGATGACCAAAGAAGACGAAGAGGGGTTTGTCCGCTGTCCTGATATCATTCTGTCGGGCTTCCTGAACGGCCTGATTTACGATAAGCGTGGCAAGGATCCGGCCGCGCCAGAGCTGGCGCTGGAGCGTCGGGTGAACAACAACACGGTGCTGAAAAAGCTGCGTATCGCGTTCTCGCTGAAAACGGACGATATCGTGGCGATCATGACCGAGCAAAAATTCCGCGTATCCGTGCCGGAAGTGACCGCCATGATGCGCGCACCGGATCATAAAAACTACCGCGAGTGTGGCGACCAGTTCCTGCGTAATTTCCTGCGCGGGCTGACCCACCGGGTGCATCACCCGAAGGCGTGA
- the btsR gene encoding two-component system response regulator BtsR, whose product MLKVLIVDDEPLARENLRVLLQEQPDIEIVGECANAIEAIGAVHKLRPDVLFLDIQMPRISGLEMVGMLDPEHRPYIVFLTAFDEYAVKAFEEHAFDYLLKPIEEKRLDKTLTRLRQERTVQDVTLLAENQQPLKFIPCTGHSRIYLLQMDDVAFVSSRLSGVFVTSAEGNEGFTELTLRTLESRTPLIRCHRQYLVNMAHLKEIRLEDNGQAELVLRAGQTVPVSRRYLKSLKEAIGL is encoded by the coding sequence ATGTTAAAAGTGCTGATTGTGGATGACGAGCCGCTGGCACGGGAAAACCTGCGCGTTCTGCTGCAGGAGCAGCCGGATATTGAGATTGTGGGGGAGTGCGCGAACGCCATTGAGGCTATCGGCGCGGTGCACAAGCTGCGCCCGGACGTGCTGTTCCTCGATATTCAGATGCCCCGCATCAGCGGGCTGGAGATGGTCGGCATGCTTGACCCGGAACATCGCCCCTACATCGTGTTTCTGACGGCGTTCGACGAATATGCCGTTAAGGCCTTTGAGGAGCATGCGTTTGATTATTTACTCAAGCCGATTGAAGAGAAGCGTCTGGATAAAACGCTCACCCGTTTACGCCAGGAGCGCACCGTGCAGGACGTCACGCTGCTGGCGGAGAACCAGCAGCCGCTGAAGTTTATCCCCTGCACCGGGCACAGCCGGATCTATCTTCTGCAGATGGATGATGTGGCCTTTGTCAGCAGCCGCCTGAGCGGGGTATTTGTTACCAGCGCGGAAGGGAACGAAGGGTTTACCGAGCTGACCCTGCGCACGCTGGAGAGCCGCACGCCGCTGATTCGCTGTCACCGCCAGTACCTGGTGAATATGGCGCATCTGAAGGAGATCCGCCTGGAAGATAACGGCCAGGCCGAGCTGGTGCTGCGCGCCGGGCAAACCGTCCCGGTCAGCCGCCGCTACCTGAAGAGTTTGAAAGAGGCGATTGGGCTGTAA